In the genome of Motacilla alba alba isolate MOTALB_02 chromosome 15, Motacilla_alba_V1.0_pri, whole genome shotgun sequence, the window CCTGACAGCACGGCCCCGGGAGATTGATGCCTCCAGCGCCTCTGAGGGCTCCGTGCCAGTGACTTTAAAATGTCACAACGACACCCCCGGGGCGCTCACGTCCCCTCCCGGTGCCCGGGGGAGTGATGGGAGCGTCCGGAGGGCGCTGGGGTGccaatccccatcccagcccctcaggcTGCCAGGAGGTCACTGAGGCTGTCCTGAGGGATTTGAGAGCACCCAGCACAGGTTTGTACCAACCCCGGCCATAAAGTTTCCTCATCCCTGACACCTTTCCCATGGCTTTGGAAatccccatcccatctccaATTCCATCcacatcccatccctccccctccccactccTGTGAGGGATCCCTGtcccatcctcatccccatTTCACCACATCCCATTTCCAACCCtgtccccatcctcatcccacCTCTATCCCTGTCCCTATGtcatcctcatccccatcctcatcGTCACCCTGtgctcatcctcatcctcacctcattccattccatccccatcccaccccaatcCTCATCCTCCTTCCATTCTCATCTTCATCTTGATCCCACCCCTTTCCTcacccccatcccatcccacctcaTCCCCAACTCATTCCTATCATCATCCTCACACCATCCTcatcccaaccccatcccatcccatccctcagggcaggaaggagccCAGCAGTCTTGGCTGGGCACGAAGGGTCCCTCAGCTGCCGCAGGAGGGATAAACAAGGAGCAGATTAATTAAAGCCCAATCAGTGCCATCCCTGAGCCAGAGCCGCTTCggtccttttcctttccatcccCTCAAACTCCTGGAAGAAGGAAGGATGTGATGTTGGGATGTGAACCCAGAGCAAGGGCCCTTGACTGATCTCTCTGAAGCTGCAAACAAACCACACAACGCCAGGCCTGGATCGAGCTTCTCCAGCCTCATTAGTGGGATCAGCTAATTAGGAAAACAGCTGGGAGTGTTGGGAAAGTGCTGCTGTCTCCAGAGGGACAAAGGGACAGAGGGGAGAGGTGGCATTGACCTGCTGCAAGGCTGGCCCGAGCCCCGGCTGAGATAAAGGGAATTGTGGAGAGGAACATTCCAAACATCCCTGAAATCCCTGAAACGCTGGGACGCTGCTGCCTCCCGCCCATCGTCCTGGACTGAGCTCCGAGGAAACCCCAGAGCTTCTCCCCACAGAATCGGGGGGGAATTCAGCGCAGGGACccggggcagagcagagggagccaGCACGGCTCGTCCCAGCCTTCATCCCAGGAGGAAGAGAGCTGTGCggctgagctgggaaagctCGGGAGCGCTCCAGCGGGGATCCCTGATGAACAAAACCCTGTCAGGGCTTCAAACGCAATTAAGCCACTTAATTTTcctccctccccgccgccctgtGCCGCCTGCCCgcccccatccccatccccggGGAGCACCGGCGGCCCCGTCCCTGGGGAAGGCGGCTCCGCCACGTCCCCGCCGCGGCACCGGGAGCTCCGCTGGGGATTGCAGGGGAAAAGCCCAGAAATTGGCCCTGTtattcctgctgggatttgggtGGTGACAAATTAATGAGTTTCCACCCCAGAGCCTCTGGAGAATTAATTGGGAGGGAGATTCGTTAACATCGAGGAGCAAATTgatctgtcaggaaaaaaaaaaaaaaacaaaaaacaaaaaacaaaaaaaaaaaccaacaaaaaccaaccaaaaaaactaGGGAGGAGATTTTCAATCAGGCTTTGCTTTTCTGGGGGTTGTTTCTCCCAAAAAGTCTCTTGCTATTATCAGCACTTCCCCCTTCCAGTGCTGGGATCTCAGCCGCAGAATCTGGCACTGGAGACTCCCTGTGGGGCGCAGATCCACGTGCCCCAACCCTATCCCGAGCTCCAGGGGAGGAGGGAATTTCAGCAGAGTTGGAAAAATCCACCCCCGAGCCACGACTCCCCGGGAGGAACgaccctgccctgggagctgagaCCCCACAGCGTCGGGAATTGCTCATCCCTGAAATCCCCTCTCCGGAGCGCGGCCGTGGTGGTTTTCTGCTGCCGGAGAGGGAGATTTCTCCCAGCTAAAAAACAGCTTAAAGGGGACCCCAGCTGGCTGAAGCCGAGGGCGGCtgcggcggcagcgcggccgggAGGCAGCGCCGGGCtccgggagccgcggggccgggTCCCGGTGCTCGGGGGGATGGAGGGCTCGGCGCACGGGAGGCCGGAGCAGCCCGAACATTCCCGGCAGGGGGAATTGGATGAGGCTGAGCGCCTGTCCGCGGCCACTGCAGGAGGCGAGGGCGGCTTGGTGAAGCAGTtgttggagcagcaggaatcctGTTCCAAGATTTTTGGGGTTCTTGTGAAAGTGCCAAGATGAGAAGCACATCTGgagcctgcccagctgtgcctcgGTTTCCCCGTCGCTCTGACGCATCCTTGGTGGCCGGTGGGAACCTGGGAGGTGCCAACTGTTccacttttctctctcccaccccgttccagctctgggaattGCGTCCCTCCGGCCCCCAGGCCCTTCCTTCCCACCACGGCACCTCCAAATGTGTGGAGCAGGAGCCTTCGGCagcctccctgtgccactgtccCCACGCCCAGAGATGCCACCcgggcacaggggacactgccATCCCGCACCTCCCAGTGGGCCGggggctgctgggacagcccagcccGGGGAAGGGCGACAGCGGGATTTGGGAGGGAAGGTGTGCCCGCTCCTGGGAGCATTCCTGGCCGTGTGCCTGAGCGCAGGGATGTCACAGGGATGTCACAGGGACACGGATGCCGTGGGGACACGGCACGGCGGGGACCTGCCCTggtgcaggagcccagctgtgATTAATCAATGTCCAAGTGAGAAACAAGGTGAAAAATGCGACCAGGGCTGGGGGCGAGCAGGAGATGGCTGGAAAAGGTGACAGGGATGGAGGGCTTTGCCCCTGGCCCCTCTTCCTGCCTCTTCCACGGCTCCTTTCTTCCCTGCCGTGGGAGCAGGAGGTCTGGCCGTGGGGTCCCTGTCACCCCGCAGCACCCCGGGGACCTCGGGGTGATGGCTGGCCCAGGGTGGCACGTGCAGGGGCTTTGGGGTGGTGGCAGCCTGGGGTGCCAGGTGTGGGGACACACGGGTGACAAGTGCCCAGGCACGGGCCGCCACGTGCAGGGACCTGGGGGTGACTACTgtctgggtttggggtgccaCGTGCAGGTGGTGGCCTCTCGGGATGGTGACAGTCCCGGACGCCTGCAGGGACCCTTGGACGGTGACCGCCCCACGAACAGAGTGCCCTGCGCAGGGACCTGGAGGTGGTGGCAGCCCGGGGTGCCGTGTGCCGGGACCTCGGGGTGACAACTCCCTGGGCATGGCGGGCTGCATGTGGGGACCCCGGGGAGGCACCTGCCGGGACAGGGGGTGCCCCggggacccccagccctgcctgccgACCCCCAGCATCCCCCGAGCGCGCCCCGCGGTCCCGGCGTCTCCCCCCTCACTGCCGCACTgccccccccgccgcccccccgggGGGAGGCCCCAcctcccccccgcccccagccccatttcccGGGCGGGACCGTTCAAAacccgcccggcgccgccgctccccggaTTCCGCCGCCGCttcccggggccggggccgagGATGCTCCGgctgccggcggcggcgggggggcggcgggTGCGCGGCGGGGGCTGAACCGCGGCGGCAGCGAGCCCCGGCCTGCCCGGGACACTTGGcggggaggaagaagaggaggaggaagagggaggaggaagacgAAGAGGCCGCCTTCAGCCTCGGCCCCGCCATGCCGGGCCCCACCGGGGAGCGTGGCCCGGTGGCAGCGGCTCCCCGGGGGCTGTGAGCGGCCCGGGGCCGGCGGAAGGGGGGCCCCGGGAAGAGGTGGGGGGGGCTCCGGGCGCAGGGGGAGCCCCGAGCGGCATGGCCAGCCCCgtcccccccgccgccgccgcttccaCCGGGATTTAACCGGGGCTTGGATGCTTTCACCTCCCGTTTCCACTTCGGGAGGGCATGTGCGCGGGGGAAGCGGGCCGCCCCCAGCGGAGCCCCCCCGCGCCCTGACTGCACGGTGAGGGGCTCGGCCGCCAGCCCCgtcccgccgccggccccggaGGACGGGgagcgcccgcccgccccggcccccccTGGCCGGTGGGTaccgggcggggggcggcgggcacCGGCAACTTGTGCTTAGCGTCCGGCGGTGCCGACCGGGGGGAGCCCCCCCTCTACCCGACGAGATTTGGGTTTAAACTTTGGGTTTTGGGGAGCCCCGAAGATGCCTTTCCACCCGGTGACGGCGGCGTTGATGTACCGGGGGATCTACACCGTCCCCAACATCCTCGCCGAGCAGCGCCCCGTGGAGATTCCCGAGGATGAGCTGGAGGGTGAGCGGGTtcggggggctgcgggggctgccTGGGATCGGGGGCATGAGGGGGACATCCCATGGGATTGCGGGCTGAGGAGGTTTGGGGGACCGGGCAGTCCATCCCGTGGGATGCGGCTGTGCGGGATCGGGGTGCGCGTTCCCCCGGCGCCGTGGGGAGGCTGAGGGCGAGCGGGATGCGGAtggatggagaaggaggaggaggagaaggaggaggggaaggaggaaagctgAAGCGGGGAGGCGGGCGGGGGTCCCGGGCCCCCGCTTGTGGCAATATGACACAGCAGGGACCGGCGATAGTGGCGGGGGGCCGGTTTTCCCTCCGCGGCGCGGCGGGGTCACCCCCTCCCCGCTGTCATAATATGACAGTGGCTGGTGGCGCGGGGGACCCGAGGGGTGGCTGTCACCCGTGCCGCCCCCCGGGTCACGGCAGCTCCACGCAGTCCCGGTGTCACCGGACTCCGGCCGGGAGGAGCGGCCGGCGGGGCTCTGCCCACCCGTGCGATGAGAGGGGCCGAGCTCAGCTCGCTGCCACCAGAATGGCTTTTTCCACCCCAAAAGTTTGCCGGGGCGGCGGGACGGGCACTGGCGGTGCCCGGCTTTGGGGTGTCCCCGGGGAGCCCGGGGGAAAGGGGTGCAGCACCCCCGGCTCCAGACCCGACACCGGGGGGAAACTGAGCCACGGGGGGTGACCGCACACACGTCCCCACTCTGCCTGGGGAGAGCACCCTTGGCCCAGCGCCAAACCTGCAGCCCTCGGCATGCCcgtggggaaactgaggcagggagccatggggctggggctgaggggaaccccaaaatccattTGGGAGCCCCGAGCAGGCGCTCACACCAGTGTGcaagggctgtgtgtgtgtgtgtgtgtgcagctctgcagggtgtcCGTGTGCGCTGACGTGCCTGTCACAGCCTcactgcaggggctgtgtgtgtgcacaagCACGGCACACACACCCCCTTCGCACCGTGCTGCGGGTGTGCTCACACATCTGCGTGCTCACACATCTGTATGCACATGCACAGCCTCGCTGCAGGGTGGCTCCGTGTGTGTGGCTGTGccagtgtcactgtgtcactgcgtgtgtggctgtgccagtgcctgtgGCTGGGCCCGTGTTTGTGCCACTGCAGCACGTGCGTGTGCCCATGCACAGGCTGGCCGCAGGAGGTGTTTGTGTGAGTGTGCACACACGCAGCGTCACGGCAGGACGGGCTCGTAcgcacagccctgctgcagagggtgTTTGTGTGCCTGTGCCCGAGCACGGCATCGCTGCAACGTGCTGGGGCgcgcgtgtgtgtgtgcaaacacCAGCGCAGCTTTGCTGCAACggggctgtgtctgtgtgcagcaCGAGTGCAGCTGTGCACGGTGTTGGTGCGTCTGCGTGCGCAAGGGCAGCATCGCCGTGACGTGCAGGTCCATGCGTGTGCACACGCAAGTGCAGCACCACTGCAAGGGGGTGTGGGtgtgcaggcacagggatgTCACTGCAGGGGGGcggtgtgtgtctctgtgtgtgtgtacatgcacaaatgcagctgtgccaggtgtTGGTGTGCGCACACACAGGTGCAGCACCCCTGCATTGTGGTTGTGCACGTCCATGTGTGTGCACAAGTGCAGCACCACTGCAAGGAACGTGCGTGTGTACATGCACCAGTACCTCAGTGCAaggtgtttgtgtgtttgtgcacaCACATAGGTGCATCACTGCGGGGTGTTGGGGTGTGCAGGCACAGGTACAGCATCACTGCAGGGTGTTGGGGTGTGCACACACAGGTACAGCATCACTGCGGGGTGTTGGGGTGTGGAGGCACAGGTACAGCATCACTGCGGGGTGTTGGGGTGTGCACGCACAGGTACAGCATCACTGCGGGGTGTTGGGGTGTGCACGCACAGGTACAGCATCACTGCGGGGTGTTGGGGTGTGCAGGCACAGGTACAGCATCGCTGTGGGGTGTTGGGGTGTGCACACACAGGTACAGCATCACTGCGGGGTGTTGGGGTGTGCAGGCACAGGTACAGCATCGCTGTGGGGTGTTGGGGTGTGCACACACAGGTACAGCATCACTGCGGGGTGTTGGGGTGTGCAGGCACAGGTACAGCATCGCTGTGGGGTGTTGGGGTGTGCACACACAGGTACAGCATCACTGCGGGGTGTTGGGGTGTGCACGCACAGGTACAGCATCGCTGTGGGGTGTTGGGGTGTGCACACACAGGTACAGCATCACTGCGGGGTGTTGGGGTGTGCACGCACAGGTACAGCATCACTGCGGGGTGTTGGGGTGTGCACGCACAGGTACAGCATCACTGTGGGGTGTTGGGGTGTGCTGCATCCATGCAATGCACGTCCCTGCACGGGGGCTGTGAGTGCACCcgcgtgtgtgtgtgcacgaGCACATTGCTCCAAGGTGCTGGGGTGTGTttgcacactcacacacatcactgcaatgtgtgtgtgtgcacacaggtaCAGCATCACTGTGACATGTTCTGGCTGTGTCCGTGTGTGTGCATGCAGTGTCAGTGCAAggggtgtgtgtctgtgtgtgtgtgtttgtgtgtgttcgTGTTTGTGTtcatgtgtgtgtctgtgtgtgtgtttgtgtgtgtttgtgtgtgtttgtgtgtgtatttgtgtgtgtttgtgtgtgtgtttgtgtgtgtttgtgtctgtgtttgtgtgtctgtgtttgtgtgtgtttgtgtctgtgtttgtctgtgtgtgtttgtgtgtgtgtttgtgtgtctgtgtgtgtgtttgtgtgtgtgttcgtgtgtgtgtgtgtttgtttgtgtctgtgtgtgtgtctgtgtttgtgtgtctgtgtttgtgtgtgtttgtgtgtgtttgtgtgtgtgtctgtgtgtgtctgtgtgtgtgtgtttgtgtgtgtctgtatgtgtttgtgtgtctgtgtttgtgtctgtgtgtttgtgtctgtgtgtctgtgtgtgtgtgtttgtgtgtgtttgtgtgtctgtgtgtgtgtgtttgtgtgtctttgtgtgtgtgtgtgtgtgtgttcgTGTGTGTTCGTGTGTGTTTGCACACCCAGGCAGGTCCCTGCAAGGTGTTGGTGTGTGACACCAGCACAGCATCAGCATaaggaatgtgtgtgtgtgtaggtctgtgtgtttgtgtgtgtgtgtgtgtgtctgtgtctgcccgtgtgtctgtctgtgtgtctgtgcctgtgtgGCTGTCCATGTGcctgtgtctgtctgtgggtgtgtccatgtgtctgtctgtgtctgtccgtgtgtctgtgCTCACACCCCTCCGTGGTGTCCGTGTGCCCGCTCCCCGTGTCCCTGGGCTGTTGTCCCAGTTCACCCAGTCCCCGGGGTCCCAGTGTCGTGTCCCCCCCTCCCTCAGCACCCACCTGTGGCAGCGGGGACCgatggcactgctgggagccccagggGGATCCCACAAGGCGCCAGACACCGCCGGGCCCCCACATCCTCCTGTCCCCCTGGTTTGGGGACACCGGTGACATCCTGACACGGCTTCACACTGGGGCTGAGCAGACTcggggccctgctggggcagggggtgctCGGTGGGGAGCCGGGACCCCACTCTGGCCACTGTCAGGACATGTCCttgcctgtccccagcaccctgagCCATCTGATGAGGAGCCACCATGGAGCTCTTCGGGATGAGCATCCTTGAAGGATGAATTTTGGGGGTGCCTGGAGTGTAGCGAGGccccccaggagcacagggagaagctggaggaTCTCCCTGCCCAGACAGGGACACTGGCCATGGAGAAGCTCAGACTGACAGgccaaaatcccacaaaactcCCCCAAAACACCCTGAAGACGTCACTGATGTGACACCATCCAGGCAGGGATGTTCCCAAGCACTTGGGGTCAGTATTGTCACCCattatgggttttttcccccaaacccaAAGTTCCCAGCCCATTTCTCCTGCTTGGATCCTCCAGCACGAATCCCCCTGGCAGCCACATGGAGAAGGAAGAGGCACCAACATCCTGGCCTGGCTTCCCACTGTCCCCCAGCACAAATTCCCTGGTCCTTCTTTTCCATCAGCCTGCTTCCAGCTTTGCACATCAGGTGCCATCAAAAAGCCAGAAACTGCCCCAAAAAGGAGCAGAGTCCTGAGTGCAGCAGGAGGTGGGGTGGAGTCAAGGGACTCAGgccatgcctcagtttccccgcagcacctccctgccacCCTGCAGGGATCTTCCCCCACATCCCAGGGTTCCTTTTGAgccagaaaccccaaaaccccacttCCATCCTCCTCTGCACCAGACGGGGCTGAGCACTGCGGCAATTTCATcaagatttgggatttttttggggtgagGTGTGGCACAGCTCTATCACCCACTCCTGGATCCCAGGAGGGGGGCACAGACCCTCCCTAAGACCATGGGATGGGCACAATGCCACCCCGTGATCCCGGGATGGGGACGGTCCCCAGCCCCCGTGGATCCTCAGGAATGCTCCCggctgggtgctgcagcagcGGGGATGCCCCCAGCGGCAGTGCCCACCTGGTGGCACCCCGggctcaggcacacccagggaTGCGATTCCAGGGCAGAGCGCCGCAGTGTCGGCTGCGgcagcagcaagggctgggTGACTGGAATTGGGGCAAACATTTGGGGTCTGTTGGGCAGGTGGGACCCTGCTGGGGAGGCCGGGGGCTGCACGCTGGCCGGGGGGGCAGGTGGGATCCCCAGAGGGGTTCTGTAGGTGCTGGAGCGGGAAGCTCAGCTGGACTCACTGCTGCTCCCCCCACAGAGATCCGGGAAGCCTTCAAGGTGTTCGACCGCGATGGCAACGGGTTCATCtccaagcaggagctgggcacggCCATGCGCTCCCTGGGGTACATGCCCAACGAGGTGGAGCTGGAGGTCATCATCCAGCGCCTCGACATGGACGGTAGGACGCCCTCAACCcgccatggggacagggacgggaCCCGCAGCGGGGTGAAACACACAAGTCTCCCGTGTTTCCACCCCACATGCTGGACACGACACAGGATGTGGGATGAGCCTGACCCAGGCTCTGCCTCCCGCTGGAGCCTCCCCCtcatccatcatcatcatcaccatcatcgATGCCACTGCAGCTTTGTTTGGGATGATTTAAGGATGCTGGATGTTTGTGGGATCGTTAAACCTGCTGGGGCCGTGCTGCCGAGGCTGGATCCCACACCCAGGGGTGGATCCTGCACCCTGGGTCGTGTCCTCAGCACCCATCACCCTCCAGCACTCGCTGCCACTGTGACCCTGTCCCCACCCCTTCCTCACCCACAGGGACCTGAAAGAGCTCCttaatttattgcttttccttttttccccattaaaaaGCCTTTCCGGCAGCGCTGCCAAGGCCCTGCTCCCCTCATTACTCATCGTTAGTGCTGCCCTGACAGCCCCATGCCAGCGTcccccactgccagaggacatGGCCAGAATGGCCACCAAGCACCCCCGGGGTCACAGCCACTGCCAGGCTCACAGCCACCACCAGGGTCACAGCCACCACCGGGGTCCCTGCTGGAATTCAGGGTCCAACTCTTGTTCAGAGTCCTGGACAGTGCTGGGCTTCCCCAGCCAGTACTGGGTTCTCCAAGTGACACTGGGTGTCCCCAGGTCCCAGTGGAAGGGGGCCCAAATGGCATTGGGGGTCCCCAGCAAACACTGGGGGTCCCTACCTGGCAGTGAGAGTCCCAGTCAGCACTGGGGACCTCAGCCAGTGTTGCCATCCCAGCTTGTGCTGGGGACACCGAACTTTGTTGGAGGTGCCCACCCAATGTTGGAGTCCCTGGTTAGTTTTGGGGGTCTTCAGCCAACATTTGTGGTCCCCAGCTAGCCCCAGGAGGCCTCCAGATAGCATTGAGGTCCCAGCTGGAACTGGGGTCCAGCTCATGTTCATGTCCTGGGATGATTTGCTtccccagccagcactggggTAACAGATCACATTTTGGGGGACTAGGTGGTATTAGGGTGTCCCTAGCCCACACTGGGTGTCCCCAGTTAGCCCTAGGGtcctggctggcactggggaccCCATCCAATACCGGGCATCCTGGCCAAAGCTCTAAATTTGCTGGAGGTTCCCAGCTGATCTTGAGGTCCCCAAGTGGTTTTGGGGATCTGTGACCACCCATAGGGCCCTTTCTGGGAGGGGGAGTGTCCCATGTGCCCCATGGCCAGGCAGGGGGTGACAGCCAGTCCTGTGTCCCGCAGGTGACGGGCAGGTGGACTTTGAGGAGTTTGTGACATTGCTGGGGCCCAAGCTCTCCACCTCGGGCATCCCGGAGAAGTTCCACGGCACCGACTTCGACACCGTCTTCTGGAAGGTAgggacacccccagctccaggggaacccctgtccccccggggAAGACAGGGACACCCCCGGTCCCCTTGGGAGggcagggacatccctgtccccaggggaaggcagggacaCCCCTGTCCCCCAAGGGaaggcagggacacccccaTCCCCTCCTAGGGCATCACCCCAGAACTTGCACCAGGGAAGGCTCAGGGTCAAGGCCAAGGTTGGGGTTGGGATCAGGGACAGATTTGGGGCTAGAATTGGGGTTGGGCTGAGGGTGAAAGTCAGGCTCTGGGTCAAGGAtgaggtttgggttggtttaACAGTCAGGATTAGGTTTAAGATTAGGGTTAGGGTCAAGCTCAGGCTCAGGCTCCAGTTTAGGGTTAGTATAATCCTTGGGGTCAGGGTCAGCACTGGTTTAGGGGTCGGGGTTAGGGCTAGGTTTAGGAtcagggtttgggttggagtCAGGGTTAGGATGAGGGTTGGGATCAGGTACAATGGTGGGGTCAGGATTGGGGTCAAGGTCAGGACTGGGGTCAGGGTCAGGATCAGGATGAGGTGCAGGATCAGTGTCAGGGTGCACCCCCTGAGCTCCTGTGCCCCTGTCATGAACAAATCCACATTTggtgccagcaccctctgtgTGCCCCTCGCTCTGCTGGGGGTCACCAGGACACCAGGCCTTTCCCAGACAATTCCAGGGTGATCCACCCAAACGGCCACATCCAAAGGTTCTGGGGGACCCCGGAACCCCCTGTGCTGCCGGCCACTGGGTCACCCCGAGCCCCCCGGTCCCCGCAGTGTGACATGCAGAAGCTGACGGTGGACGAGCTGAAGCGGCTGCTGTACGACACCTTCTGCGAGCACCTGTCCATGAAGGACATCGAGAACATCATCATGACGGAGGAGGAGAGCCACATGGGCACGGCCGAGGAGTGCCCCGTCGACGTGGAGAGTGAGTGCCGGGCACCGGGAATGCCAAAAGCCGGGGGATGCCAAACCCCCCACGGGGATAGCACTGGTTACCCTCAGTACAGGAGAGTGTTTTCGGGACTGGGGTAACGCGCTGTTTGTCccacccccagcctgctccagccagcagaTCCGCCAGACCTGCGTGCGGAAGAGCCTCATCTGCGCCTTCGCCATCGCCTTCATCATCAGCGTGATGCTCATCGCCGCCAACCAGGTGCTGCGCAGCGGGATGAAGTAACGGggcgcccccgccgccgggcACCCGCAGCGACGGCGAGGAGGAGGCACCTataaatatctataaatatCTCTCTGTACATCCATCTGTGGCCCAGAGACGTGACCCCCCCGGGCGGGGGGCAGCCGAGGGGACAGAGCCGCGCCGGGGCCCCGCCGTGCCGGGCGCCGCCGTCGCTGCTGCTCGCAGAGCGCGGAGACTTTGGGACCGACACCGACACACCGACCCCCCCTCGCCGGACAAAATCCGACCCGTGAGTGCATGTGACGTGCATGGAGCCCCGTGAGCCCCCTCCCGCGGCGGATCCCGTCGGATTCTCCGATCTAGCGTTAGAGCTCATATTTAGGATAAACCAAATCATCCCCTAAGCAATACACGCGCCTGAGATGGTTCCTAGAGCCGGGAGCGTTTGCATGGACTTGGCTGCCAAGGGCTGGATTCCAACCCCCCAAAGcccctccctgtccccgtgccGTGCCTCGGTTTCCCCACCTGCCCGGTGCGGGGACATTCCTGACCTCCTGCTTGATGCACTTTGAGCCGACCCCCCTTGGGAAGAGCCGGAGCGACCCCGAGGCCGGGGAGCCCCGCACGCCCCGGAACCCCCCAGCCTGTATGTAGCACCCACCTGGGCACGGACTGGTTCGGATTTGGGGCCGTTTTTCATTCTTTGGAGTTTTTGGGGtggtgtttttggtttttgtttcggtttttggtttttttttttgtttttgttcttcctgGTTGGTTGTTTCCGATCTGAAATAAAACTGGGATTTCTGAAGCGCTCTGGGCTGTGGGGGCTCCTGGAGATGCTGGGGTGGAGGGTGATGGGGTGGGGCCCTGGGAGCACACGTGGGTGCTGCTGAGTCCTCCTGGCACGGGAGGTGGGCACTGCTTGGGGGGCTGTGACCCCGAGACTCCGGGGGCTGGGGCATCCCTAAACTTTGGGGCAGTGGGACCtggctccttcccagcagctcccacatcccCCACCCCACACCAGCTGTGGACCCTGCTacagctcctgcctcttcccatGGATCCCAGTGGTTTTAGCCCCCTCTCCACATCCTG includes:
- the CABP7 gene encoding calcium-binding protein 7, which translates into the protein MPFHPVTAALMYRGIYTVPNILAEQRPVEIPEDELEEIREAFKVFDRDGNGFISKQELGTAMRSLGYMPNEVELEVIIQRLDMDGDGQVDFEEFVTLLGPKLSTSGIPEKFHGTDFDTVFWKCDMQKLTVDELKRLLYDTFCEHLSMKDIENIIMTEEESHMGTAEECPVDVETCSSQQIRQTCVRKSLICAFAIAFIISVMLIAANQVLRSGMK